In Vibrio hippocampi, a single genomic region encodes these proteins:
- a CDS encoding anti-phage deoxyguanosine triphosphatase has protein sequence MYQEPSEFWHQRHSNEHKLRRDDQRNPYQRDRARILHSAAFRRLQAKTQVHGTGSNDFHRTRLTHSLEAAQIGSGIVAHLKQKQPEFTPLLPCDALIEALCLAHDIGHPPFGHGGEIALNYMMREYGGFEGNAQTFRIVTQLEPYTEKHGMNLTRRTILGLMKYPSMLSHCRADKQHESVSSPRQIKAKHWMPAKGIYDADVQPFNWVFEPINSQDSVQFQQLKPALDPSPYCHKKTKFKSLDCSIMELADDIAYGVHDLEDAIVLDLVTKEMWIENAAQALKNETCTWLSNYIDSITELLFSGKHYQRKDAIGGIVNALLTNIHISKVPDADFEDELLSYNAYLDVEMAKVLDILKNFVSQYVIQVPRVQIVEYKGQQIIMDLFQAFNADPERLLPESTKALWLNACETQDHGTRVIADYISAMTDGYAQKMHSQLFSISSLG, from the coding sequence ATGTATCAAGAACCCAGTGAATTTTGGCACCAAAGACACAGCAACGAACACAAACTAAGACGAGATGACCAAAGGAACCCTTATCAACGGGACCGCGCTAGAATCCTTCATTCGGCGGCATTTCGTCGCTTGCAAGCCAAAACCCAAGTACACGGCACTGGCAGCAATGACTTTCATCGCACCCGGTTAACCCACTCTTTGGAGGCGGCTCAAATCGGCTCTGGAATTGTCGCTCATCTAAAACAGAAACAACCTGAATTCACTCCTTTGCTTCCCTGCGATGCTCTCATCGAAGCGTTGTGCCTCGCCCATGATATTGGTCACCCGCCGTTTGGTCATGGCGGTGAAATCGCGCTTAACTACATGATGCGAGAATACGGTGGCTTTGAGGGCAACGCACAAACCTTTCGGATCGTCACTCAGTTAGAGCCCTATACCGAGAAACATGGCATGAACCTAACCCGACGTACCATATTGGGATTGATGAAATACCCAAGTATGTTAAGCCACTGTCGGGCTGACAAACAGCACGAATCCGTGTCTAGCCCCAGACAAATCAAAGCTAAGCATTGGATGCCTGCCAAGGGGATCTATGATGCCGATGTCCAGCCATTTAATTGGGTATTTGAGCCGATCAACTCACAAGATAGTGTGCAATTCCAGCAATTAAAGCCAGCCCTTGATCCATCGCCTTATTGCCATAAAAAAACCAAGTTCAAGTCTCTAGATTGTTCGATTATGGAGCTCGCGGATGACATTGCCTACGGGGTTCACGATCTAGAAGATGCCATCGTACTCGATTTAGTCACCAAAGAGATGTGGATTGAAAATGCCGCACAGGCGCTAAAAAATGAAACCTGTACCTGGCTTTCTAATTATATCGACTCGATCACCGAACTTTTGTTTTCCGGAAAACACTATCAAAGAAAAGATGCGATTGGCGGGATTGTGAATGCCTTACTGACCAATATTCATATCTCAAAGGTGCCCGATGCCGATTTTGAAGATGAGCTTCTAAGCTACAACGCCTATTTAGATGTGGAGATGGCTAAGGTATTGGATATATTAAAAAACTTTGTCAGCCAATACGTTATTCAAGTACCAAGAGTCCAGATCGTTGAATACAAAGGTCAACAGATCATCATGGATCTATTTCAAGCTTTCAATGCAGACCCTGAGCGCTTGCTGCCAGAATCAACCAAGGCGTTATGGCTCAATGCTTGTGAAACTCAAGACCACGGAACGCGCGTCATCGCTGACTATATCTCGGCTATGACGGATGGCTATGCGCAAAAGATGCACTCTCAGCTATTTTCAATTTCATCGCTGGGATAA
- a CDS encoding tRNA-uridine aminocarboxypropyltransferase, producing the protein MSRYCPNCLKAGDACFCRWIQPLTSQIELIILQHPSEEKRPLGTARILSLSLHNARLFVGEDFSEHQPLLELINDPAYQTVVLYPTADSSSIAQREMGDDSLPLRVILIDGTWKKAYKMWNINHWLHELPQIHLPEALEGDYRIRKAPKANALSTVEAGYHLLSLLQPELDFKPLLTTFEQMIEYQIKRMPPEVYQRNYGDK; encoded by the coding sequence ATGTCTCGATATTGTCCAAACTGTCTAAAAGCGGGTGACGCTTGTTTCTGTCGCTGGATACAGCCACTCACAAGTCAAATTGAGTTGATTATATTGCAACATCCAAGTGAAGAGAAACGTCCCTTGGGAACAGCGCGTATTCTATCTCTATCCTTGCATAATGCGCGACTGTTTGTTGGCGAAGACTTTAGCGAGCATCAACCCTTGCTCGAACTTATCAACGACCCTGCATACCAAACCGTGGTCTTATATCCTACTGCTGATTCTTCTAGCATCGCGCAACGGGAGATGGGCGATGATAGCTTGCCTTTACGGGTCATCTTGATTGATGGGACCTGGAAGAAAGCCTATAAAATGTGGAATATCAACCATTGGCTACATGAATTACCACAGATTCACTTACCCGAGGCATTAGAAGGTGACTACCGGATACGCAAAGCACCTAAGGCGAATGCGTTATCAACGGTTGAAGCGGGCTATCATTTGTTGTCTCTGCTGCAACCAGAGTTGGATTTTAAGCCACTATTAACCACCTTTGAGCAAATGATCGAGTATCAGATTAAGCGCATGCCGCCTGAAGTTTATCAGCGTAATTACGGCGACAAATAG
- the rrtA gene encoding rhombosortase gives MDRLFALRLTLFSLVCILLQFPALQAIAEWSREQILSGQWWRIVTGNFTHTNVTHLCLNLASVWVICFLFRPSSAMFAGVTSFSAVTIGLGIFVSEIQIYLGLSGILHALFAFLALREALQGRQSSWLLVIGVIGKVALEQIQGAPESTAKLIQANVAIEAHLIGAITGLTLAILLQGYQYYQQRQYKPYN, from the coding sequence ATGGATAGACTTTTCGCTTTGAGGCTTACATTATTCAGTTTAGTGTGTATTTTGCTTCAATTTCCGGCTCTGCAAGCGATCGCTGAGTGGAGTCGTGAGCAAATTTTATCTGGTCAGTGGTGGCGCATAGTAACAGGAAACTTTACTCACACCAATGTTACTCACCTTTGCTTAAACCTAGCGAGCGTTTGGGTCATCTGTTTCCTGTTTCGACCGAGTAGCGCAATGTTTGCTGGAGTGACTTCATTTAGCGCTGTCACCATTGGATTAGGTATATTTGTTAGTGAGATACAAATTTACTTGGGACTTTCCGGTATATTACACGCTTTATTTGCCTTTCTCGCTCTCAGAGAAGCGCTACAGGGCAGACAATCGAGTTGGCTACTCGTCATTGGTGTCATAGGTAAAGTCGCTCTAGAGCAAATTCAGGGCGCGCCTGAAAGTACAGCTAAACTCATTCAAGCCAATGTTGCCATTGAAGCTCATCTAATCGGCGCGATAACAGGATTGACGTTGGCGATATTATTGCAGGGGTATCAATACTACCAGCAACGTCAATACAAGCCCTACAACTGA
- a CDS encoding ComEA family DNA-binding protein, which translates to MKTLLTFIASFLFVFAPITLHAETTNDKYEGIEITVNINTAGVEELAELLQGIGPAKAKDIVEYREKNGDFQSADELTAIKGIGSATVSNNRDRIQL; encoded by the coding sequence ATGAAAACCTTACTGACGTTTATCGCTTCTTTTCTGTTTGTGTTTGCACCGATAACGCTCCATGCTGAAACGACCAATGACAAGTATGAGGGAATAGAAATAACGGTTAACATTAACACTGCAGGTGTCGAGGAGTTAGCCGAACTATTGCAAGGTATCGGACCCGCAAAAGCCAAAGATATTGTTGAATATCGCGAGAAAAACGGAGATTTTCAATCCGCAGACGAACTCACGGCGATCAAAGGCATCGGAAGTGCAACTGTGAGTAACAATCGAGATAGGATTCAGTTGTAG